A single Lactuca sativa cultivar Salinas chromosome 8, Lsat_Salinas_v11, whole genome shotgun sequence DNA region contains:
- the LOC111888969 gene encoding 60S ribosomal protein L23a, which translates to MSPAKADATKKGDAKAQALKTAKAVKTGSTFKKKAKKIRTKVTFHRPRTLKTDRNPKYPRISAPPRNKLDHYQILKYPLTTESAMKKIEDNNTLVFIVDIRADKKKIKAAVKKMYDIQTKKVNTLIRPDGTKKAYVRLTPDYDALDVANKIGII; encoded by the exons ATGTCGCCCGCTAAAG CTGATGCTACAAAGAAAGGAGATGCAAAGGCGCAGGCTCTAAAGACAGCGAAAGCTGTGAAGACAGGATCAACATTCAAAAAGAAGGCCAAGAAGATCCGAACAAAGGTGACATTTCATCGCCCAAGAACATTGAAGACTGACAGAAACCCAAAGTATCCTCGTATCAGTGCCCCACCAAGAAACAAGCTTGACCACTACCAAATCTTGAAGTACCCTTTGACTACTGAATCTGCAATGAAGAAGATAGAAGACAACAACACCCTGGTTTTCATTGTTGATATTCGTGCTGACAAGAAGAAAATCAAAGCTGCAGTTAAGAAGATGTATGATATCCAGACCAAGAAAGTCAACACTTTGATCAG gCCTGATGGAACAAAGAAGGCTTATGTTAGGTTAACCCCAGACTATGATGCTTTGGATGTAGCAAACAAGATTGGAATAATCTAA